A genomic stretch from Styela clava chromosome 5, kaStyClav1.hap1.2, whole genome shotgun sequence includes:
- the LOC144422880 gene encoding uncharacterized protein LOC144422880, which translates to MCRTAAKYLLLGIRIVVVIFLSELTFSVGMPLNELAIEENVDGIPPECKFLKGNQRKNCITVFMGDYVKMSQDMLSDKKFADELEVQDVRSREERSIRKRCPKFSEQYLRRTKKVKDRSISPWKYIKNTDNNRIPKILMEARCLCNGCINIETTKEDNVNLVSIQTKTKITVMKNGKLTRKPIKTGCTCVIR; encoded by the exons ATGTGTCGAACAGCTGCTAAATACTTATTATTAGGAATCAGAATTGTTGTTGTAATTTTTCTATCTGAATTGACCTTTTCTGTTGGTATGCCACTAAATGAATTAGCAATCGAAGAGAATGTCGATGGGATACCCCCGGAATGCAAGTTTTTAAAAGGAAATCAGAG aaaaaattgtATTACTGTTTTCATGGGCGACTACGTAAAAATGTCACAAGATATGCTTTCTGACAAGAAATTCGCTGACGAATTGGAAGTACAAGACGTCCGATCGAGGGAGGAACGATCTATTAGAAAACGTTGCCCTAAATTCAGTGAGCAGTACCTGCGTCGGACTAAAAAAGTAAAAGATCGCAGTATTTCTCCAtggaaatatatcaaaaatactgATAATAACAG AATACCCAAGATATTGATGGAAGCTCGATGTCTTTGTAACGGTTGTATAAACATAGAAACAACTAAAGAAGATAACGTGAATCTTGTCAGTATACAAACAAAAACGAAAATTACAGTAATGAAAAATGGGAAATTAACTCGCAAGCCCATTAAGACTGGATGCACTTGTGTCATCCGGTAG